One segment of Ziziphus jujuba cultivar Dongzao chromosome 12, ASM3175591v1 DNA contains the following:
- the LOC107428058 gene encoding uncharacterized protein LOC107428058 isoform X4 — protein sequence MGELHSLAYTSGSSLHNSSQGWDFHHNLGILNTDTMSLVMDGSNASFLSSLDSDFSTGYLEDALVEFSEQSKRRRLMLYTEDDHQIRDSSTTTTFLDVKDYWNSSNWELSENFNCMMTQMTGFDTLSGWELEHERKKKRVIKRVVYPFAVVKPGGKEGDVTLNDINERIMMPPTRPVRHPVGDFACRPCVSPDGPGLSGKAVVALTKIHTQGRGTITIIRTKG from the exons ATGGGTGAGCTTCACTCACTGGCTTACACTAGCGGCAGCAGCCTCCATAACTCTTCCCAAGGTTGGGATTTTCATCACAACCTTGGAATTCTCAACACAGACACAATGTCTTTAG TTATGGATGGAAGCAATGCTTCGTTTCTCTCATCTCTGGACTCTGATTTCTCTACTGGTTATCTGGAAGATGCTTTGGTTGAATTCAGTGAGCAGTCAAAAAGAAGGCGTTTGATGCTGTACACAGAGGATGATCATCAGATCAGAGACTCCTCTACTACTACTACTTTTCTTGATGTGAAG GATTACTGGAACTCATCAAATTGGGAACTTTCTGAGAATTTCAATTGCATGATGACCCAGATGACTGGTTTTGATACACTTTCAG GTTGGGAATTAGAGcatgagaggaagaagaagagggtgATTAAAAGAGTGGTATATCCGTTTGCAGTGGTGAAGCCAGGAGGGAAAGAAGGAGATGTGACGTTGAATGACATCAACGAGCGGATAATGATGCCGCCGACGAGGCCTGTGAGGCATCCGGTGGGGGACTTCGCATGCCGGCCATGCGTGTCCCCCGATGGACCAGGACTTTCTGGGAAAGCCGTGGTGGCCTTGACCAAAATTCATACACAAGGGAGAGGCACTATCACCATTATTAGAACAAAAGGttga
- the LOC107428058 gene encoding protein XRI1 isoform X2, with product MGELHSLAYTSGSSLHNSSQGWDFHHNLGILNTDTMSLVMDGSNASFLSSLDSDFSTGYLEDALVEFSEQSKRRRLMLYTEDDHQIRDSSTTTTFLDVKDYWNSSNWELSENFNCMMTQMTGFDTLSEPMITELKTPEEAKSVSEGLDSSSSSSYKDSANTTKSFSDKQTLFSTDPPGWELEHERKKKRVIKRVVYPFAVVKPGGKEGDVTLNDINERIMMPPTRPVRHPVGDFACRPCVSPDGPGLSGKAVVALTKIHTQGRGTITIIRTKG from the exons ATGGGTGAGCTTCACTCACTGGCTTACACTAGCGGCAGCAGCCTCCATAACTCTTCCCAAGGTTGGGATTTTCATCACAACCTTGGAATTCTCAACACAGACACAATGTCTTTAG TTATGGATGGAAGCAATGCTTCGTTTCTCTCATCTCTGGACTCTGATTTCTCTACTGGTTATCTGGAAGATGCTTTGGTTGAATTCAGTGAGCAGTCAAAAAGAAGGCGTTTGATGCTGTACACAGAGGATGATCATCAGATCAGAGACTCCTCTACTACTACTACTTTTCTTGATGTGAAG GATTACTGGAACTCATCAAATTGGGAACTTTCTGAGAATTTCAATTGCATGATGACCCAGATGACTGGTTTTGATACACTTTCAG AGCCAATGATCACAGAACTAAAAACACCAGAAGAAGCAAAGTCAGTCTCAGAAGGTCTTgattcttcttcctcttcttcctacAAAGACTCAGCCAATACTACCAAGTCTTTCTCTGACAAACAAACCCTATTTTCCACAGACCCTcctg GTTGGGAATTAGAGcatgagaggaagaagaagagggtgATTAAAAGAGTGGTATATCCGTTTGCAGTGGTGAAGCCAGGAGGGAAAGAAGGAGATGTGACGTTGAATGACATCAACGAGCGGATAATGATGCCGCCGACGAGGCCTGTGAGGCATCCGGTGGGGGACTTCGCATGCCGGCCATGCGTGTCCCCCGATGGACCAGGACTTTCTGGGAAAGCCGTGGTGGCCTTGACCAAAATTCATACACAAGGGAGAGGCACTATCACCATTATTAGAACAAAAGGttga
- the LOC107428058 gene encoding protein XRI1 isoform X1: MGELHSLAYTSGSSLHNSSQGWDFHHNLGILNTDTMSLVMDGSNASFLSSLDSDFSTGYLEDALVEFSEQSKRRRLMLYTEDDHQIRDSSTTTTFLDVKDYWNSSNWELSENFNCMMTQMTGFDTLSEEPMITELKTPEEAKSVSEGLDSSSSSSYKDSANTTKSFSDKQTLFSTDPPGWELEHERKKKRVIKRVVYPFAVVKPGGKEGDVTLNDINERIMMPPTRPVRHPVGDFACRPCVSPDGPGLSGKAVVALTKIHTQGRGTITIIRTKG; this comes from the exons ATGGGTGAGCTTCACTCACTGGCTTACACTAGCGGCAGCAGCCTCCATAACTCTTCCCAAGGTTGGGATTTTCATCACAACCTTGGAATTCTCAACACAGACACAATGTCTTTAG TTATGGATGGAAGCAATGCTTCGTTTCTCTCATCTCTGGACTCTGATTTCTCTACTGGTTATCTGGAAGATGCTTTGGTTGAATTCAGTGAGCAGTCAAAAAGAAGGCGTTTGATGCTGTACACAGAGGATGATCATCAGATCAGAGACTCCTCTACTACTACTACTTTTCTTGATGTGAAG GATTACTGGAACTCATCAAATTGGGAACTTTCTGAGAATTTCAATTGCATGATGACCCAGATGACTGGTTTTGATACACTTTCAG AAGAGCCAATGATCACAGAACTAAAAACACCAGAAGAAGCAAAGTCAGTCTCAGAAGGTCTTgattcttcttcctcttcttcctacAAAGACTCAGCCAATACTACCAAGTCTTTCTCTGACAAACAAACCCTATTTTCCACAGACCCTcctg GTTGGGAATTAGAGcatgagaggaagaagaagagggtgATTAAAAGAGTGGTATATCCGTTTGCAGTGGTGAAGCCAGGAGGGAAAGAAGGAGATGTGACGTTGAATGACATCAACGAGCGGATAATGATGCCGCCGACGAGGCCTGTGAGGCATCCGGTGGGGGACTTCGCATGCCGGCCATGCGTGTCCCCCGATGGACCAGGACTTTCTGGGAAAGCCGTGGTGGCCTTGACCAAAATTCATACACAAGGGAGAGGCACTATCACCATTATTAGAACAAAAGGttga
- the LOC107428058 gene encoding protein XRI1 isoform X3, with protein MGELHSLAYTSGSSLHNSSQGWDFHHNLGILNTDTMSLDALVEFSEQSKRRRLMLYTEDDHQIRDSSTTTTFLDVKDYWNSSNWELSENFNCMMTQMTGFDTLSEEPMITELKTPEEAKSVSEGLDSSSSSSYKDSANTTKSFSDKQTLFSTDPPGWELEHERKKKRVIKRVVYPFAVVKPGGKEGDVTLNDINERIMMPPTRPVRHPVGDFACRPCVSPDGPGLSGKAVVALTKIHTQGRGTITIIRTKG; from the exons ATGGGTGAGCTTCACTCACTGGCTTACACTAGCGGCAGCAGCCTCCATAACTCTTCCCAAGGTTGGGATTTTCATCACAACCTTGGAATTCTCAACACAGACACAATGTCTTTAG ATGCTTTGGTTGAATTCAGTGAGCAGTCAAAAAGAAGGCGTTTGATGCTGTACACAGAGGATGATCATCAGATCAGAGACTCCTCTACTACTACTACTTTTCTTGATGTGAAG GATTACTGGAACTCATCAAATTGGGAACTTTCTGAGAATTTCAATTGCATGATGACCCAGATGACTGGTTTTGATACACTTTCAG AAGAGCCAATGATCACAGAACTAAAAACACCAGAAGAAGCAAAGTCAGTCTCAGAAGGTCTTgattcttcttcctcttcttcctacAAAGACTCAGCCAATACTACCAAGTCTTTCTCTGACAAACAAACCCTATTTTCCACAGACCCTcctg GTTGGGAATTAGAGcatgagaggaagaagaagagggtgATTAAAAGAGTGGTATATCCGTTTGCAGTGGTGAAGCCAGGAGGGAAAGAAGGAGATGTGACGTTGAATGACATCAACGAGCGGATAATGATGCCGCCGACGAGGCCTGTGAGGCATCCGGTGGGGGACTTCGCATGCCGGCCATGCGTGTCCCCCGATGGACCAGGACTTTCTGGGAAAGCCGTGGTGGCCTTGACCAAAATTCATACACAAGGGAGAGGCACTATCACCATTATTAGAACAAAAGGttga
- the LOC107428059 gene encoding non-specific lipid-transfer protein 1, translating to MASILKACLVSIFVFLVSSNTLIYGVDGAGECGKTPIGSAAASLSPCLGAAKNARAKAPPACCSKVGALINRAPKCLCAVLLSPLAKKAGINPGIAISIPKRCNIRNRPAGKKCGRFVVP from the exons atggcgTCCATATTGAAAGCCTGCCTTGTTTCTATCTTTGTGTTTTTGGTATCTTCAAACACTTTGATCTATGGAGTTGATGGAGCTGGAGAGTGCGGGAAGACCCCGATAGGGTCAGCTGCGGCGAGCCTTAGCCCTTGCTTGGGTGCCGCAAAGAACGCCAGGGCTAAGGCTCCCCCAGCTTGTTGCAGCAAAGTTGGTGCTTTGATCAATAGAGCTCCAAAATGCCTCTGTGCTGTCCTGTTGTCACCTTTGGCTAAGAAAGCTGGTATCAATCCCGGGATTGCTATTTCTATCCCAAAGCGTTGCAACATTAGGAACCGACCTGCTGGGAAGAAGTGTGGAA GGTTTGTGGTGCCATGA